The uncultured Paludibaculum sp. sequence TATCTTCAGCGGTTTGGGCGACTTCGGCCGTGCCGGGGACTCGCTGGCAATGTACGGCCTGCGCGGCCTCTCGGGGCACCTGGATCCGCCCGAACCGGAGCCTCACGGATCAGAGTACGCGGCCTCCACAAGCCTCCGCGATCCCGTGCTGTCGCCCATCTATTCCGACTTACACGGGCTGCCGCCGACTCTCTTCATCACCAGTGGCCGCGATCTCCTGCTCTCCGGCACCGTCAACCTGCACCGTGCCTATTACAACGCCGGCGTCGATGCGCGGCTGGTGGTCTTCGACGCGCTGCCCCACGCCTTCTGGTACGACTCCGCGCTGCCCGAGGCGATCGAAGCCAACCACATGATGGCGGATTTCTTTGTCCAGCAGTTGAACAAGTGAGTGGGACGTAGACTGAAGGGATGCTCCGCCCTGCAACGATTCTTGCCCTGACCACGGTTCTTGTTGCCGGCTGCGCCCGGCAGCCCGCCAAACCGGTGGAGGATCTCGGCGGCGGACATGAGGTTTCGCGCCTCAAGCTGATGTCGTTGAAAGGCACACGCAGCGGCGATCGCCTCGACGTGCAGGCCGCCTTCGGCGACGGCTCCGATCACCTCGCGGTGGAACTGCATTTCCGGGTGACTCCGCCCACCGCGCTCGAGTCGGGCAGTTGGAACGGACTCGCCAGCCAGGGCGTTGTGCACGAACGGACGTCGACATTCCTCGGCGGCCAATCCGGGCCTCCGAGCATCGGCGGACGGTTCGACCTTCTGGGTCCGTCCGGACAGCCGCAGTACCGGATCGCAATTCCGGTGCAGCCTCTGGACAAGCCTTACTAGGACAGCGATCAGTGTAGATTGATATTGCTTCCGGGTCACCCGGACGCGAAAGACAATACGACCAAGAGGGGAGATCGCATGAAAACGCGGATCGGATCTTCGTTGCTGATGCTGCTGGCCGTTGGCGGCCTCGGTGTTCTTGTTGGAACTTTCCTGAACGACCGGCATCCCGGCGTTGCCTATGCCTCACCAGCCCAGGCGGCACCCGTGGCGGACGACGGCAAACTGCGCATCATCATCTTCGGCGCGCATCCCGACGACGCCGAGTACTTCGGCGCGGGTGTGGCGATGAAGTGGGCGAAGGCGGGCCATCACGTGAAACTGGTCTCCGCCACGAACGGCGACGTCGGCCACTGGCAGATCGCCGGCGGACCTCTCGCCCAGCGGAGGAAGGCCGAGGTGCTGGAGGTCGCACGGAAGTTGGGCGTCACCACGGAGGTGCTCGACATCCATGACGGCGAGATCCTGCCGACCCTCGAAAACCGGCGCACGTTCACGCGGCTCATCCGGCAGTGGAACGCCGACGTCGTGATCACCAACCGGCCCAACGACTATCACCCTGATCACCGGTACACGTCGATCCTGGTGCAGGATTCGGCCTATATGGTCACCGTGCCCTTCTTCGGCCTGGACGCGCCGCCACTCAAGAAGAATCCGGTCTTCGCGTATGCGGCCGACCGGTTCAAGCGCCCCTACCCGTTCACGCCCGATCTGGCCGTCGCGATCGACGACGTGATGGAGCCGACGCTCGATGCGTTGCTCGTGATGGAGTCGCAGATCCAGGAGGGCGGGGCCAACGGAGACGCCACGCTGTTCCCCGCGGACGGGCCCGGCCGGCAGCAGCGCCGGGACACGGTTCGCAAGAACCTGGCGAATCGCTATGCCCGCGTCGCAACCAACTATAGAGACGCGCTGATCAAGTACTACGGAGAAGAGCAGGCCCGCAAGGTCCATTACGCGCAGGCGTTCGAGATCTGCGAGTACGGCAACCAGCCTACGCAGGAGCAGATCCGGAAGCTCTTTCCGTTCTGATCCGGGTTCGTTTCGCTGCTACTTTGCGTCGTCGAGCGCGAACGCCACAATGCTGTCGTCGGTCACGGGGTTGTTGAAGAACCCGCCTCCGGTGGAGGCGATGACGACATACTGCCGCCCGTCCCGGCCCTCGTAGGTTATTGGTGTCGCCTCGGCTGCGCCAGTGAGTTTGACAGTCCACAGTTCCTTGCCATTCCGGGCATCGAAGGCGCGGAAGCGGGCATCGTCGGTGGCGCCTACGAAGACGAGCCCCGCGGCCGTCGCGATGGTGCCCCCGTTACCGGGGCGGCCGGTGTCGCGCTTGCCTTCGGGCAGACTGTCCGTTGTTCCCAGCGGCACCTTCCAGGCGATCTGCCCGGTGTTCACATCGACGGCCGCCAGTTCGCCCCAGGGAGGCTGCTGGCAAAGTAACTGCTGCGTGCCCGGTCCTTTCACGCTAAATCTTCCGCCGCCCGGGTAGCCCTCATAGGGGCCATCGGGATCCACACGGTTGCCCTGGCCGTTCGCCATGGCCGCACCGGTCTTCGGGTCGTGGTCCCGCAGACCGGTCATCTGGCCCAGTTCATTGACGTTGGCAAACAGATATCCAAGCTGCGGGTTGAAGGAGGTGCCGCCCCAGTTCACGCCGCCGTGGTTGCCGGGAAACTGGACGCGCAGGCGATTGTAGGTGGATGGCAGGTAAGGCCCGCCCACGGCGACGCCCTCCAGCAGTTGTCTACAGGCGGCCTCCAGTTCGGGCGTAACGGTGGCGACCTCTTCCCTGCGGAAGGTCATCCGTGACAAAGGCGGCGGCTTGACCGGAAAGGGCTGCGTCTTCGAGACACGCTCCAGAGGGACTTCGCTCGCGGGGACGGCCCGCTCCTCCACCCCGTAAATTGGCTTGCCGGTGACGCGATTCAGCAGGAAGACCATGCCGCTCTTGTTCATCGCCACTACGGCCGGAATCGTCTTGCCCCCTTGCCTGACATCGATCAACGCCGGAGCGCCCGTCATGTCGGCGTCCCAAATGTCGTGATGGACTACCTGGAAGTGCCAGAGATACTGCCCCGTGTTGGCATCGGCCGCCACCAGGCTCGTCCCGAAGAGATTGTCTCCGGCGCGGTCGCCGCCGTATTGATCTACTGACGGCGCGCCAAACGGCATGTACACGATGCCGCGCCTGGCGTCGACTGTCAGGAAGCCCCAGACATTGACGCCGGAGCGATTCTTCCAGCTGTCGCCGGCCCATGTGTCGTTGTACTTTTCGCCCGCCTGCGGAATCGAGTGGAACGTCCACACCAGCTTCCCCGTTCGCAGGTCCCAGGCCCGCACGTCTCCGGCCGGACCATGCGGCGGGTTCTCCTGGGTTGTGCCGCCCGTAATCACCAGGTTCCTGTAGACAATGGGCGGCGACGTCAGCGCGTTGCGGCCAGGCAGGCCGTGCATAATGGCCTCGGTATTCAGATGCACAACGCCGTTGTCGCCAAAAGCCGCGTTCGGTTTCCCAGTTCTCGCGTCCAGCGAGTGGAGTTTTCCGTCGCTCGATCCGAAGACCACCTGCGCGGGCGTCTTGCCGTCACCGGCCCAGTATTCCAGGCCACGGGTAGATGGGTTGCCGGACGGCAGTTGGTGGGACCAGAGCTCTTTTCCATTCACGGGGTCGATCGCCGCGATGCGGCCATATGGGGTGGTGACGTACATGATTCCGCGAATCACCAGCGGCGTGACCTCGCTGGGGCGAAAGCCCGAGCCGAACTGGAGGCGGGTTCGTCCGCCGCCAGGCACTGCTTCCGGTTCATCGCCGGCCGGCGCGGCCGGATTGCGGCGCGCTGTCGCGGGCGGGTTCTGGTTGCCGCCGGTGAAGCCCGCCGGCTTCATGTGATAGACCCAGGCGACCTTGAGTCTGTTCACGTTTTCGGGGGTGATCTGCTTCAGCGGGGAGAACCGCATTCCGCCGGGGTCGTGACCGTAGGTGGGCCACTCCTTGGCGGGGTCGACAGCGGTGCCGCCGACGGGCAGACGCGCTTCCGTCGTGCTCTCCGTGCTGGGCGGGCGAGAGGCGCTCTCGACACTCGACGGGACGCCGCCGGATGTAGCCGCGGCAATCTCCGCCACCGCCCCTTTGGCCGGACCATAAAACTTCACCAGATACCGCAACACTGTCGTGAAGTCTTCGTCGCTGCCCTGTGCGCCGAGGTTCACCATCTTCGATATGGTCTCCGACCAGCCCGCCTGTCCCTGCCGCAGCGAGATCGCCTGGTCGAGCGAATGGCATTTGCCGCAGAGCCGGGTGGTTTCCGCCTTTCCTGGCCCGTCCGGCAGAACCGCAGCGTGGCCGAAGCCTGCAGTGAACCAGAGGACCGTCGTCAGCCCAATCACGAAAAGGCCATCTGGCCAGGGACCGGCCAAGGCCGCCCGGATTCTTGAAGTTCTCGTCATGGATTTGGCGACACTATTCTATCGAGTCGTGTCGCCACGGTCCGGATTGGGTTCGTCCGTTCGGTTTCCGCTGACCTCGCGCCTCAAGGTCAGTGGCCGGCGCTGAGTTCGCGAGTGAGCCAGACCTTGGCAAACTGCCAGTCCCGTCGGACGGTTCTGGGGGAGGACTGTAGAACCTCGGCGGTCTCCTCTTCGCTGAGACCTCCGAAATAGCGCAGTTCGACGACCTTGGCCTGACGGGGCGCGATGCGGGCAAACTCTTCCAACGCCTCGTCGAGCGCAAGCAGCAAGCCGTCCGCTTCCGGCGCCGGCACTTGGGCCTCGTCCAGATCGACGATGGACAGGCCGCTGCCGCGCTTGAGCGCAGCTCGCTTGCGGGCGGCGTCGACCAGGATCCGTCTCATCAACTGGGCAATCAGCCCAAAGAACTGCGACCGGTGCTGCCAATCGATGTTGCGGATCTCGATGAGACGCAGGTAGACCTCGTTGACGAGGGCGGTGGTTTGGAGGCTGTCGGCTTCCCGTTCATCGCGGCGGTAGCGGTGGGCGATGCGGCGGAGTTCCGGCAGCAGCAGGTCAGTCAGCCTGGCCAGGGCGGTTTCATCACCGGCTCCCCACGACCGCAAGAGTCCTGTCACTTCCGAAAATCCACCTGTCAATGCGCGAGGGCCTCTGCCGCGAAGTTTAGCACGTCGATGGCCGGTTTCCTGTCTGGATTCCGCCCGTACTGATAGAGACGTTTCGGCGATGGTCAATGCGCGGAAATTCTGGATCCTTCTGTCCCTGGCGGTGGCGCTCGCACGTGCCGGCGTGGATGCGCCCAAACCGGACGTCGACGTATGTCTCAATGCCGGCGAAGAGACGGCGGCAATCCAACGGGCAGAGATCAGGGCAGCCCGGATCTTCAGTGACATTGGAGTCCATCTCGTCTGGCGGAGGCCATCGGCCGAACTAGGCTCCCCTTGTATTCTCATTACGTTAGCGGAGGATACGCCGGCATGGGAGCGACCGGGTGCTCTGGCGTTTGCGAAACCGTTCGATGGAGACAAGATTGTCGTGTTCCACGACCGTGTGAAGGACGCGGTTTTGCCCTCTCTGACCGACGCGCTGCTGGCCCACGTACTCGTTCACGAGATCGCGCACGTCCTGCAAAGAGAGGACCGGCATTCCGCCACCGGCATGATGAAATCCCGATGGGGATCAAGCGACTATAAGGATATGGCTCGCGCCGGGCTGACCTTCACTCCCGAGGATGTCGAGATGATCCGGCACGGGCTGGAGATTCGAATCGCGCGGTCGGCCGGTTCCGAGTCGAACTACACCGTGAGAGGTGGAGAGCTGTGACCGCCCGAGCCCGAAAGAGCAGGCCGGACGCGGAGCGCCTTCGCCAGATCGAAGCGGTGTACCACGACGCGCGGGAGCGGGACCGGTCGGAGCGCAACCTGTTCCTGGTTCAAACTTGCCAGGACGATCAGGATTTACTCCACGAGGTGACCTCGCTTCTGGACCTGGACGAATCCGAGGGGCCACTGGAAAGGCCGGTGCTCGATCTGGCCGCGCAGTTCCTGGACGAACCGACGGAGAGGAATCTGGCTCCCGGAGTCCGTGTTGGACCGTACGAAATTGTCGAGCGGATCGGCGTGGGCGGCATGGGCGAGGTGGTCAAGGCACACGACACCCGCCTGGGCCGGATGGTGGCGCTGAAGTTCGTGCATTCTCAATTCAGTGGGCATTCGCTGCAGGAGGCCCGGGCGATTGCGGCGTTGAACCATCCGAACATCTGCACGCTGCACGACGTGGGTCCCGACTATCTGGTGCTGGAGTTGCTGGAGGGCGAGACTCTGGCCGACCGCCTGAAGCGGGGTCCGCTGCCGGCCGTGGAAGCTATCGCCTACGGCGCGCAGATCGCCGACGCCCTCTGGAGTGCTCACTCCAAAGGAATCACTCACGGGGATCTGAAGCCGCGGAACCTGATGCTGACGAGAGGAGGCATCAAGGTTCTCGATTTCGGATTGGCGCGATTTGCCACCACCCATGAGGCTGGGCCGACCCAATTGGCTCCGGAGGTGGCGCTGGGCACTCCTGCGTACATGAGTCCCGAGCAACTGGAGGAAAAACCGACCGGTCCGCGCACCGATATCTTCGCGCTGGGGCTTGTGCTCTTCGAGATGTCCACCGGGAGGCGTCCCTTCACGGGCAGCAGTCCGGCGGAGCTGAAAGAGGCCATCCTGCGGAACAATCCGCCCCTGGACCGGCTGTTGCCGCCGCAGTTCGCCCACGTAATCGAACGCTGTCTGGCGAAGGATCCGGACGACCGCTGGCAAACGGCACGCGACGTCAAACTGGAACTCGACTACGTCACGCGTCTGACAACCAAGCTGAAACCGTTGACACGGGGAAGGCGCCGCTGGTTGGCGTGGGCCGCGGCGGCCGCGCTGACTGTGCTCGCGATCTCGGCAGGCTACTACGTTCAGAGAGCCCGGCCGGAGTTAGCCATCACTCCGTTGACCAGCTACCCGGGCAGTGAAGTGAACCCGTCTTTCTCCCCGGACGGAAACCAGTTTGCCTTTTCGTGGGATGGGGACCACGAAGAGAACCGCGACATTTATGTGAAGCAAGTGGGTCCCGGTAATCCGTTGCGCCTGACGACGGACCCGGCCGAGGACTGGATGCCGCGCTGGTCGCCCGACGGAAAGTGGATCGCGTTTCTGCGCCGGGAGCCCAAGAAAGTCCTGGGGCTCTACGTAGTCCCAGCGCTCGGTGGGCTGGAGAGAAGATTGGGGAGCGCGGCCAACCTGGGTGAACTCCGAAGCGGAGTGGATTGGTCCCCGGATGGACGATGGCTAGCCAGCTCCACCTTCCTGGCTGGCGGACAAGGGGTCGGGCTGGCGCTGTTCTCCCTCGAAACGGGCGAGACCCGGCAACTGACGCGGCCAGTCGCCCCCCAATACGACTCCGCTGTGCGCTTCTCCCCCGATGGCGCCTCCCTGGCGTTCGTGCGGGACGGCGAAGGGCTTATGCTTCTATCCCTGTCGCCGGAGTACACACCCGTCGATCAAGGAAGAAGACTAGCCGCGGAGATGCCCGTCCCCATTCGAAGTATTTCCTGGACGGCGGATGGGCACGACCTGATCGTTGCGGCCGGCCTGGGACAGAGTTCGCGGCTGTGGCGGGTCTCGTCCACTGGGTTCCCCGCGGCCCAGCGCCTGCCCTACGGAGAGTCGGCGGAGGGTGTCGACGTGGCGCGGCGCAATGACCGGATGGTATTCACCCGCCTGGACGGCGAGACGAACATCTGGTCGCTCAATCTGGACAAGGCGGGCCGCGCAACGGGCCCGGCAGTGATCGCATTCGATTCCACCAGAAGCGAAACGTCGCCCGACATATCGCCGGATGGAGCCAAGGTCGCATTCGGATCGGGCCGATCGGGCAATGACGAGATCTGGGTTTGTTTGAGCAATGGTTCCAACTGCGCGCAACTGACATCGCTGGACGGGTCGCACGCGGGCAGCCCCGTCTGGTCGCCCAACGGACAATGGATCGCCTTCGATGTTAGCTCACCCAACAATTGGGAGGTCAACGTCGTTCCGGCAGCGGGCGGAAAGCCAAGACGGCTGGCCGTCGGGCTAATGCCGCACTGGTCGCACGATGGCCGGTGGATCTACTATTCCTCCACGTTCGGCGGACCCACATGCCGCATTTCACCCTCCGGCGGCAGCCCGACCGTCGTGGGCGACGGCACCTTCCCGCAGGAATCGCCGGATGGGGCGTGGCTCTATTCTGCCACCAAGGCAAAGGATGGCGGGGACTACCGACTGACGCGGCGATGGCAGAAGGACGGCCCATCGAAGGAAGAGATCCTGCCCGTCACGCCAGGACGCAACTTCGCCGTGACGCGTAGCGGCCTCTGGTTCCTATCCCAGGTGACCCGTCAGGAAAGCCGGCTGTCGTTCTATGACTTCTCCACACGAACCACCAGGGTCGTCTACCAGACGGCGCGTCGTGTCTACGCGGGCCTGAGCATCTCTCCGGACGGGCGCCGCGTGCTTTTCACGCAGGTGGATCGCGACCCAAACGTCGACCTGATGCTGGCGGAGCACTTCCGATGAATCCTGCCGTGACGTGCGCCAACTGTGGGGTAAGCCGAGAGGTGAAGCTGACGAAGACGGGCGTGCCGCGCACGCCGGCCGGTTGGAAGCGCCATCAGGAACAACACTACTGCGCGGATTGTTGGAATCGGGCTTATCTCCTGCGCACGGTCTCGATACCGGTGGTCTCGCCGCTCGACGGCACCTGGGAGGAACTGCGGGAGGCGCTGAAATTGGCGTGGCGGGAGACAACGGCTGCCTGCAACTGGATGATGACCGAGCTATATGCGCGCGACGTGCGGCGCCACGACCAGGAGAAGATGCCCCCGATGCCGCCGGCCTATCTTTACCCGGAGGCCCGTGTGCGATTCCCCAATCTGCCCTCGCAGGCCGTCGCCAGCCTGGAGCATACGTGCCAGCGCAACTACCGGGCCAAGCGCTATGAAGTGGTGTGGGCGTGCTCGGCCGCGCTGCCAACCTACCGCTACCCTGCCCCATTCCCGATCTCCGGGCAGAACTGGCAGCCGAGCCTGGAAGGAAATGCACCGACGGTGAGCGTGCCGATTGGCGACAGGCGTGTGCGGTTGCGGCTCAAGAGCGGGCGCGAGTTCCGGCGTCAGTTGGCGGCGTTCCGCCTCATCGCCACCGGCGGGGCCGTTCGCGGGGAAGCGGCGCTGCAGCAGCGCGGGTCGGCCTTGATGCTGAAGATGGCCGCCTGGCTGCCCCGTGTGCGGGAGGCAGACGCGGAGCAGCGCACCGGCGTTCTGTCTGTGACCACGCGGCGGGACTGCCTGCTGACGGCTCGCGGCGACCAGGACGCCCGGCTTTGGAGATACAACGCGGACCACCTGCGCCGCTGGCAGGCGGAGCATGCGCGCCAACTGCAACGGTGGTCGGAGGACCACAAGTACGAACAAGGGAAGAGGCCGATGTTCGCCGCGCGGAGGGAGGCCGCGGCGCAGAAGTATCACGACCGCATGGATTCGGCCTGTCATGAGATTGCCGCTCAGTTGACGGGCTACGCGGTACGCCGGCGGTTTGCCGTGGTTCGCTACGACGACCGCGAACGTGGGTTTTGCCAGCAACTGCCGTGGTTTCGTCTCCGATCTCTAATTGCCGAGAAGCTGGACGAGGCCGGCATCCGGCTGGAATTGACGAGCAGCACGGGGACAGACGAATCGAAGCCGATGCTCGTCGAGGTCTGAGTTGGGGAGCAGAACAGAGATTTGGGCCACCGACAGGCCCAGCGCGATCACCGCTCGGCACGCTTGCCGGCCGAAGCGCTCGCGAAAAGCGGTTGAACGTCCGGGATACTTGGGCTATGCCCGACCGCTCCGGAGAGGACCACTGCACACTGGTCAGATCGGGAACAAGGACCATAATATGGCGGCGCAGCGGAGGGGTTCAGGCTCTCCGTATAATTGCGATACTGCTCATGGTCTCCATAAAGCTGATGGCGATGTTGGGTTTGCTGGCCGGACTCCTCGATGCGTCCACGCAGCCGCTGGACGGCGTCTGGCGCAGCCAGGGATGGGGCTATGTTTTCCAGATCCAAGGCACGTCCTGGCAAGCGTTCGAGGTGACCAGCACCACGTGCGTGGTTGGCTACACGGCGAAAAGACAACCAGGTGAGACGGCGGGACGCGAGGCTACTTTCCGCACACGCGAGGGAGAGGTCTTCTTCATCGAGGCGGACGCTGACGATCGTCACAAACGCGTCGTGCGGCCTACCGAGCTGACGAGCCTCGCCATGGAACGATTGGACAAGCTGCCCGCCGTCTGCGCGCCACCTACCGCAAACACGCCGCTGGGCAATTTCGATGTCTTCGCGCGCACCTTTGCCGAGCACTACATCTCCTTCGATCTTCGAAAGGTCGATTGGGAGCGTGCGGTGGCCGCGCAGCGGACCAGGATCACCTCCGCAACGACACCGGCCGAGCTGTTCGACATCCTCAGTGGGCTGATCCGTCCCCTCGCCGACATCCACACGGGCCTCGAAGCACCGAAGCTCAAGCGCGTGTTCGACGCGCCTTTGCGGGCCGGCACCGACCGTGTGGTTCGCGGGGACCTCAACCGTTTTGAAAAGGCAGGACGCGCCGAACTTGCGGCCGTTACGAATCGTGCCTACCTCTCCGGCCGGGTTCGCTCATTCTGCCGCGGGCAGTGGCAATATGGCGTGACGGAAGACCACATCGGCTACCTGCGCATTCTAGGCTTCGGGGATTACTCCCGGCATGGCAGGTTTGAAGGAGACCTGCGGGCACTCCATCGCGCGCTGGATGTGATTCTGGGTGATCGCGCGTTGCGCGGCCTGGTGATCGACGTGCGTCTGTCGTTTGGAGGCGACGACCGGTTGGGCCTGGCGATTGCGGGCCGCCTGACGACCCACGACTACATGGCGTATGCAATTCAAGGACGGTCAGACGGTGTGGAACCGTCGCGGTATAGCCAGCCGCAGAGGATCACGGTGCGACCCGGCAAGCAGCCGGTATTTCCTGGGTCGGTCGTCGAGTTGACCGGCCCTATTACGATGAGCGCGGCCGAGACCTTCACGCAGGCCCTGATGGGGCGGACGCCGCCTGTAACGCGCATCGGCGAGAGCACGCAAGGAGTCTTCTGCGATCCACTTTTCCGGCATCTGCCGAATGGCTGGACTTTCGCATTGCCCAACGCGGTGTATCGCGGGCCGGATGGGCAGGCGTTCGACGTGCGGGGCATTCCTCCCGATCTGGTGGTCCCGGTCTTTGCGGATGAAGATGTGGCAGCCGGGCGCGATCCAGGGATGGAAGCGGCGTTACGGGCGCTGACGAGGAAATAGCAGGATTGGGTCGCTGGTGTGCGGGCACACCGGCGCGCCCTACAGGTTCCACCAGTAAGTCCACTTCAATACCAGCGCGCGGTTTTTGACTGAGAACAGGCCGGGCGTGTTCTGACCGGGCTGCAGATACTCGGGCATGTAGTTGTCGGTCCAGACGAGAAACACGTCGGAGGCCGGCTTGTAGCGCCATTGCACTCGGGTGTTCACGTTCATGTTCTGCTGCTGCTCGTTGTATTGAACGAAGGTCGTGAAGTAGAGCGTGTTAGTCAGTGTGACATCGAAGCGCGGGCCGATCAGCCAGAAGGTGTTGTGGCCCCAGGGCTCCTTCAGGCGGATGTCGTTGTAGCTCACGGAGCCGGTCAGACTCACGTAGGGCTGGATGCGGTAGCCTAACGTGCTGGTCAGGTTCAGACGAGTGCCCCCGGCGTAGTAGCCGCCATAGAGAGTCGAGAAGCCGTAGCGGAGGACGCTCTGCGGCTTGGAGTCGAACTTGGTGGTCCAGAAGTTCCAGCGATGGACCGTGCCGGTCTCCAGCTTCTCGCGGCCCGAGTTCGTGGGGTCGAAGGGTTGCAGGAGACGAACGTAATCGGTACCCGCGGTAGCGGTAAACACATTGAGGTTCCGCCAGGTGACCGTGTACCCCAGTGTGGACTCATAGTCACTGAGCTTGCCCTGCCAGTCGTAGAAGTTGCTGCTGTTCAACGTAGGCCCGTGGCTGAGGATCCGCCCGCCTTCGGGCAGGAAGGTGTATCCGACGGTGCCCAGGCCACGATGATAGCCATTGCGCGGGACGTAGCCGACTTCAGCGCTGTAGTGAGGGTCGACATTTTCCGACTGCCCAAGAAGGAGCCAACGGCGGCTGTTGTACTGCAAGTGGCCAGCGTACACGGCTCCGCTCTTCTGACCCGCGGACTGGAATGACTTCAGATAAAGCAGCTTGCCGGTCCATAGATTGTCGGCCGAGGCCAGATTGTATTCGAGGCCCAGATTCCGGTTGTAGCTGGACTCGGTCGGTGGGCGCCCGGCGGGGCGGTAGCTGGCCGACTCCTTGTCGACCAGCAGGATGCCGATGTTGGAACGGGAGAAGACGCGACGCTGCAGCGCGAAGACGGAGAAGTTCTGCGCGGGCAGGCCCTGGTCGCTGGTCTCGCCGGTCTGCATGTCCATGACGCCGAGCCGCCAGTCCTTGTTCAACTTCCCACTGAGACGGGTGCCGAAGCGGATGGGTACGCCGCCGAGCCCGATGCGCCGGCTGAAGAAGGGCCGGATGGTGGCGTAGCCGAAGTTCGCGAACTGATCGCCGTTCTCGAGGAAGAACTGTCGCTTTTCCGGGAAGAACAGCTCGTAGCGATCGAGATTAGTCACCTGCTGGTCGACATCGACCTGCGAGAAGTCAGGATTCACGGTCAGATCCAGGTTGAGAGCCGAACCGATGGCCACCTTGGCGTCGAGGCCGACGTCGTGGCGGGTTTGAGTCGATGTGTTCGCTTCGTGGTCGCTGCTGATACCGCCGAGCGCGTAGGGAATCAGCGAGATGTTGGGGCCCGGCGAAGGTGGCGCCTCGTCCCACAACAGGACGCCAGTGAGGGCGAGCGCGGCGGTGGGGAAGTGACGGGGAATGGGCGTCCAAGACGACTTTTCAGTGGTCTTCAGATCGAGACGGCTGAAGTTGACGCCCCAGCGCGTGATGCCCTTCTTGTAGCGAATGCTTTTGAACGGGATGGAAATTTCCAGTTCGTAGCGGTCCTTGTAAGTCCTGACAGCCGAGGTCCACTTGTTGTCCCAACTGAGGTTCGCCTTGCCCCCTTCATAGAGCAGGCCGTCCCATTGGGCACCGGCGGCATTGACACCGAAGGTGAAGCCGTTCGTCTGATCGTCGAAGGTATCGAGGAAGAAGATGAAGTTATCGTTGTTGCCGAACGACCAGTCGCGGCGGAGCGACTCCACCATATAGGGACCGGGTACGTTGCCGAAATAGCAGATGGCGCTCAGGTAGATGTTGTGATCGTCGTACATCATGCGGACATCGGTGCGGACGTTCGCCTTGCCGGTGTCCATCGGCAACACCATCCAAAAATTATTGATGACTTCGGCCGATTGCCAGGCCGGTTCGTGGGCGCTGCCGTCGATCACCACCGCCGAGGGCGCGCGGTGGATATGCATCTGGTAGGACTCATTCTGTTTCTGCGCCGCCGCGTTCATTGCGCAGGCCAGCAGGCCCGCCCACAGGGCCATTGCTTGAACGGTTTTCCTGCCTGTCGCTGTTGGCCCCGTCACGCGCGCGATGCTCCCGGGCAGCCGCAGCGCCGGCCGGCCAGTTGGCTATCGGCGGCGGCGCTCTCTCCGAGACAGCCGGCCTCCACGGGTTGCGTACACACACCGATCGCGGCCGAGGCTAACAGCAAAACGCGCATGTGAACTTTTGTATCAGAAACCGGTGGGGCGGGTGGCTACTTTTCGCGACCAACCATGATAGGCTGAGGTCGGTTTCGACCATTGGCCCGCCACGCCGGACCGCCGCCGTCACGTCAGGAGCCCCACACCATGAAAGCCGATCGCCGCAGTTTCCTTTCCGCCACAGTCGGCGGAGCCCTCGCCTCGCAGACTTCCGGCGCGGCGCCTACCCCGGCCGTC is a genomic window containing:
- a CDS encoding protein kinase, which encodes MTARARKSRPDAERLRQIEAVYHDARERDRSERNLFLVQTCQDDQDLLHEVTSLLDLDESEGPLERPVLDLAAQFLDEPTERNLAPGVRVGPYEIVERIGVGGMGEVVKAHDTRLGRMVALKFVHSQFSGHSLQEARAIAALNHPNICTLHDVGPDYLVLELLEGETLADRLKRGPLPAVEAIAYGAQIADALWSAHSKGITHGDLKPRNLMLTRGGIKVLDFGLARFATTHEAGPTQLAPEVALGTPAYMSPEQLEEKPTGPRTDIFALGLVLFEMSTGRRPFTGSSPAELKEAILRNNPPLDRLLPPQFAHVIERCLAKDPDDRWQTARDVKLELDYVTRLTTKLKPLTRGRRRWLAWAAAAALTVLAISAGYYVQRARPELAITPLTSYPGSEVNPSFSPDGNQFAFSWDGDHEENRDIYVKQVGPGNPLRLTTDPAEDWMPRWSPDGKWIAFLRREPKKVLGLYVVPALGGLERRLGSAANLGELRSGVDWSPDGRWLASSTFLAGGQGVGLALFSLETGETRQLTRPVAPQYDSAVRFSPDGASLAFVRDGEGLMLLSLSPEYTPVDQGRRLAAEMPVPIRSISWTADGHDLIVAAGLGQSSRLWRVSSTGFPAAQRLPYGESAEGVDVARRNDRMVFTRLDGETNIWSLNLDKAGRATGPAVIAFDSTRSETSPDISPDGAKVAFGSGRSGNDEIWVCLSNGSNCAQLTSLDGSHAGSPVWSPNGQWIAFDVSSPNNWEVNVVPAAGGKPRRLAVGLMPHWSHDGRWIYYSSTFGGPTCRISPSGGSPTVVGDGTFPQESPDGAWLYSATKAKDGGDYRLTRRWQKDGPSKEEILPVTPGRNFAVTRSGLWFLSQVTRQESRLSFYDFSTRTTRVVYQTARRVYAGLSISPDGRRVLFTQVDRDPNVDLMLAEHFR
- a CDS encoding S41 family peptidase, which encodes MVSIKLMAMLGLLAGLLDASTQPLDGVWRSQGWGYVFQIQGTSWQAFEVTSTTCVVGYTAKRQPGETAGREATFRTREGEVFFIEADADDRHKRVVRPTELTSLAMERLDKLPAVCAPPTANTPLGNFDVFARTFAEHYISFDLRKVDWERAVAAQRTRITSATTPAELFDILSGLIRPLADIHTGLEAPKLKRVFDAPLRAGTDRVVRGDLNRFEKAGRAELAAVTNRAYLSGRVRSFCRGQWQYGVTEDHIGYLRILGFGDYSRHGRFEGDLRALHRALDVILGDRALRGLVIDVRLSFGGDDRLGLAIAGRLTTHDYMAYAIQGRSDGVEPSRYSQPQRITVRPGKQPVFPGSVVELTGPITMSAAETFTQALMGRTPPVTRIGESTQGVFCDPLFRHLPNGWTFALPNAVYRGPDGQAFDVRGIPPDLVVPVFADEDVAAGRDPGMEAALRALTRK
- a CDS encoding DUF5916 domain-containing protein is translated as MALWAGLLACAMNAAAQKQNESYQMHIHRAPSAVVIDGSAHEPAWQSAEVINNFWMVLPMDTGKANVRTDVRMMYDDHNIYLSAICYFGNVPGPYMVESLRRDWSFGNNDNFIFFLDTFDDQTNGFTFGVNAAGAQWDGLLYEGGKANLSWDNKWTSAVRTYKDRYELEISIPFKSIRYKKGITRWGVNFSRLDLKTTEKSSWTPIPRHFPTAALALTGVLLWDEAPPSPGPNISLIPYALGGISSDHEANTSTQTRHDVGLDAKVAIGSALNLDLTVNPDFSQVDVDQQVTNLDRYELFFPEKRQFFLENGDQFANFGYATIRPFFSRRIGLGGVPIRFGTRLSGKLNKDWRLGVMDMQTGETSDQGLPAQNFSVFALQRRVFSRSNIGILLVDKESASYRPAGRPPTESSYNRNLGLEYNLASADNLWTGKLLYLKSFQSAGQKSGAVYAGHLQYNSRRWLLLGQSENVDPHYSAEVGYVPRNGYHRGLGTVGYTFLPEGGRILSHGPTLNSSNFYDWQGKLSDYESTLGYTVTWRNLNVFTATAGTDYVRLLQPFDPTNSGREKLETGTVHRWNFWTTKFDSKPQSVLRYGFSTLYGGYYAGGTRLNLTSTLGYRIQPYVSLTGSVSYNDIRLKEPWGHNTFWLIGPRFDVTLTNTLYFTTFVQYNEQQQNMNVNTRVQWRYKPASDVFLVWTDNYMPEYLQPGQNTPGLFSVKNRALVLKWTYWWNL